A genomic region of Oryza glaberrima chromosome 1, OglaRS2, whole genome shotgun sequence contains the following coding sequences:
- the LOC127778894 gene encoding dolichyl-diphosphooligosaccharide--protein glycosyltransferase subunit 2 produces MAAAGGLPASATLLLLVIAAVAVAPLASAVRPVSDAHRSAAAELFAASPDGSFGDLETTYEAVRTFQILGVEKDKGLIGKACKFAAEKLASSSSSPAKDLFHAARISGVLKCSVDSGVYDDVATRLKAVIKDTNSLLELYYSVGGLLSIKEQGHNVVLPDADNTFHAIKALSQSDGRWRYDTNSAESSTFAAGIALEALSAVISLADSEVDSSMIAVVKNDIVKLFDTIKSYDDGTFYFDEKHVDAAEYKGPITTSASVVRGVTSFAAVASGKLNIPGEKILGLAKFFLGIGLPGSAKDCFNQIESLSFLENNRVFVPLVLSLPSKVFSLTSKDQLKVEVTTVFGSAAPPLRVNLVQVLGSDSKVITTETKELQFDLDNNVHYLDIAPLKIDVGKYSLVFEISLQEQEHETIYATGGTDTEAIFVTGLIKVDKAEIGISDNDAGTVESVQKIDLQKDTSVSLSANHLQKLRLSFQLSTPLGKTFKPHQVFLKLKHDESKVEHLFVVPGSARQFKIVLDFLGLVEKFYYLSGRYDLELAVGDAAMENSFLRALGHIELDLPEAPEKAPKPPAQAVDPFSKFGPKKEISHIFRSPEKRPPKELSFVFTGLTLLPIVGFLIGLMRLGVNLKNFPSLPAPAAFASLFHAGIGAVLLLYVLFWIKLDLFTTLKYLSFLGVFLVFVGHRALSYLSSTSAKQKTA; encoded by the exons atggccgccgccgggggtCTCCCAGCCTcggccaccctcctcctcctcgtcatcgccgccgtggccgtcgctcccctcgcctccgccgtccgccCGGTCTCCGACGCCCACAGATCCGCTGCCGCCGAGCTCTTCGCCGCTTCCCCCGACGGATCCTTCGGCGA TTTGGAGACGACGTATGAGGCGGTCAGGACGTTCCAGATACTCGGGGTGGAGAAGGACAAGGGCTTGATTGGTAAGGCGTGCAAGTTCGCCGCCGAGAAGctggcctcctcgtcgtcgtcgcccgcgAAGGATCTGTTCCACGCGGCCCGGATCAGCGGCGTCCTCAAGTGCAGTGTTGATTCCGGAGTTTACGAT GATGTCGCTACGAGGCTTAAGGCTGTGATCAAGGACACTAACTCGCTGCTGGAACTCTACTATTCTGTGGGAGGGTTGCTCAGCATCAAG GAACAAGGCCACAATGTTGTTTTACCTGATGCAGATAACACATTTCACGCAATTAAG GCACTTAGCCAAAGCGACGGAAGATGGCGTTATGACACTAACAGCGCTGAATCGAGCACGTTTGCTGCTG GTATCGCACTAGAAGCATTGTCTGCAGTTATTTCACTGGCAGATTCGGAAGTTGACTCATCCATG ATAGCTGTGGTGAAAAATGACATTGTGAAGCTATTTGACACGATCAAGAGCTATG ATGATGGGACATTTTACTTTGACGAGAAGCATGTTGATGCTGCCGAATACAAGGGCCCTATAACAACATCTGCTTCAGTAGTAAGGGGTGTCACCTCTTTTGCAGCTGTTGCTTCTGGGAAATTGAAT ATCCCTGGTGAGAAAATACTGGGTTTGGCGAAGTTTTTTCTTGGTATAGGGCTACCAGGTAGCGCAAAGGATTGCTTTAACCAGATTGAGTCATTATCATTCTTGGAAAACAATAG GGTATTTGTTCCTCTGGTCCTTTCACTTCCTTCCAAAGTATTTTCGCTGACCTCCAAAGACCAGCTTAAG GTTGAAGTCACCACAGTATTTGGATCTGCTGCACCTCCTCTCAGAGTGAATCTTGTACAAGTGCTGGGCTCTGACTCTAAGGTCATCACTACTGAAACCAAG GAACTTCAGTTTGACCTTGATAACAATGTTCATTACCTGGATATTGCTCCATTGAAAATAGATGTTGGGAAGTACTCGCTTGTTTTTGAG ATTTCTCTTCAGGAACAAGAACATGAAACTATTTATGCTACTGGAGGGACAGATACTGAGGCGATCTTTGTCACAGGATTGATCAAAGTTGATAAGGCAGAAATTGGAATTTCTGATAATGATGCTGGGACTGTGGAGTCTGTTCAAAA GATAGATCTGCAGAAAGATACTAGTGTTTCTCTTTCTGCAAACCATCTGCAGAAGTTGCGGTTATCTTTTCAACTGAGTACACCACTCGGGAAGACGTTTAAACCTCACCAG gtgtTCCTCAAGTTAAAGCATGATGAAAGCAAGGTTGAGCATTTATTTGTTGTACCAGGCTCTGCAAGGCAGTTTAAAATTGTTCTA GACTTTCTTGGTTTGGTGGAGAAATTCTACTACCTTTCTGGAAGATATGACCTGGAGCTTGCAGTTGGTGATGCTGCAATG GAGAATTCATTTCTACGAGCCCTTGGCCATATTGAATTGGACCTGCCTGAGGCCCCAGAAAAAGCCCCAAAGCCTCCGGCCCAGGCTGTTGATCCATTCTCAAAATTTGGTCCGAAGAAGGAAATATCGCACATATTCCGTTCACCAGAGAAGAGGCCACCCAAGGAACTCTCATTTGTGTTTACGGGCCTCACGCTTCTGCCTATTGTTGGGTTCTTGATTGGG CTTATGCGTCTGGGGGTAAACTTGAAGAACTTCCCGTCCTTGCCAGCACCCGCAGCATTTGCCTCACTTTTCCATGCTGGAATTGGAGCAGTGCTGCTGCTCTACGTTCTCTTCTGGATTAAG CTGGATCTTTTCACAACCCTGAAGTACCTCAGCTTCCTTGGTGTCTTCCTTGTGTTTGTGGGCCATAGGGCTCTATCTTACCTTTCCTCCACGTCAGCCAAACAGAAGACTGCTTGA